The following are from one region of the Planctomonas sp. JC2975 genome:
- a CDS encoding ROK family protein: MRAGTNLPAVGGYNQAVVMDAVRRSADGVSRVEVATSTGLSAQTVTNVVRRLIDDGLIVEDGTRATGVGKPRTILRLQPRGRLALGVHLDPSVITVVLLDLAGSVVAHRTIPTPLSATAPKTLQRIVRAASTLLTTAGIEPSRIIGLGIAAPGPVDVDTGVVLDPPLLPGWRNVPVRDELAERLGLPVLLEKDVTAAAVAELWMDTDGQRNNMLFFYYGTGVGAGIVVHGEVVRGSSNNAGDIGNMVVGGQPGDPGHRRWRLGDAVLPRFLVADAIERGILDGDARSMTTAEVRAAFTRLADARTSDERAASLLRAVAEDTAVSLVTLVNALDVDHVVFGGPFFAPLRDYLLATVPPLVNGSPIMVMPHPITFTESAIGEDVTAIGAACLVLDHALTPKPAGLLIRR, translated from the coding sequence ATGCGGGCGGGCACGAATCTTCCCGCCGTCGGAGGCTACAACCAGGCGGTCGTCATGGACGCCGTTCGTCGCTCCGCCGACGGGGTGAGTCGCGTCGAGGTGGCGACGAGCACGGGCCTGTCCGCGCAGACCGTGACGAACGTCGTTCGTCGTCTGATCGACGACGGGCTCATCGTGGAGGACGGCACACGGGCGACCGGAGTCGGGAAGCCGCGGACGATCCTGCGGCTGCAGCCGCGCGGAAGGCTCGCTCTCGGGGTGCACCTCGATCCGTCCGTGATCACCGTCGTGCTGCTCGATCTGGCGGGATCCGTCGTCGCGCATCGCACCATTCCCACGCCATTATCGGCCACGGCGCCCAAGACACTGCAGCGCATCGTGCGGGCGGCATCCACCCTTCTCACGACGGCCGGAATCGAACCGTCGAGGATCATCGGCCTGGGGATCGCCGCGCCAGGGCCCGTCGACGTCGACACGGGAGTCGTGCTGGATCCGCCGCTGCTGCCCGGATGGCGCAATGTGCCAGTGCGAGACGAACTCGCCGAGCGCCTCGGACTGCCGGTGCTGCTCGAGAAGGACGTGACGGCCGCCGCGGTCGCCGAGCTTTGGATGGACACCGACGGGCAGCGCAACAACATGCTGTTCTTCTACTACGGAACAGGCGTCGGCGCGGGGATCGTGGTGCACGGCGAGGTCGTCCGCGGTTCATCCAACAACGCTGGCGACATCGGCAACATGGTGGTCGGCGGCCAGCCAGGCGATCCGGGTCATCGCCGCTGGCGTCTCGGCGACGCCGTGCTTCCGCGCTTCCTGGTGGCCGACGCCATCGAGCGCGGCATCCTCGACGGCGACGCCAGGTCGATGACGACCGCAGAGGTGAGAGCGGCCTTCACGCGACTGGCGGATGCCCGCACCAGCGACGAGCGCGCAGCATCCCTGCTGAGGGCCGTCGCGGAGGACACCGCAGTGTCGCTCGTCACCCTGGTGAACGCCCTCGACGTCGACCATGTGGTGTTCGGCGGCCCCTTCTTCGCCCCGCTGCGGGACTACCTGCTGGCGACGGTGCCGCCATTGGTCAACGGATCTCCGATCATGGTGATGCCGCATCCGATCACGTTCACCGAGTCGGCGATCGGGGAGGACGTCACCGCGATCGGCGCGGCGTGCCTGGTGCTCGATCACGCGCTGACGCCGAAGCCCGCCGGGCTCTTGATCCGACGCTGA
- a CDS encoding NADP-dependent isocitrate dehydrogenase, whose product MAKIIYTHTDEAPLLATYSFLPIVSAYAEKAGIEFETRDISVAGRILAQFDLADDALTELGELTGSPAANIVKLPNISASIPQLKAAIKELQEKGYDIPDYPDSPSNDAEAEIRAKYFKVIGSVVNPVLRQGNSDRRAPFSVKSYAKKHPHVNKAFGEGSKTSVATMGEHDFKSNEKSVTLADDDTLTIVLETADREQNVLLESLPVKAGEVVDATVMSAANLDAFLANALATAKAEDVLFSVHLKATMMKVSDPIIFGHVVRAFFVDVFAKYGTELKAAGLSANDGLGAILAGLDALPNGAEIREAFDAALAAGPRLSYVNSDKGITNLHVPSDVIVDASMPALIRNGGKLWDGEGDEADTLAVIPDSSYAGVYATVIEDVKKNGPLDPATIGSVSNVGLMAQAAEEYGSHNKTFEIPVAGTVKVLNRAGDVLLEHEVEPGDIWRACQTKDIPIRDWVKLAVGRARATGTPAIFWLDETRAHDAQIIQKVRTYLADSDLVGDVSDLTIDVLAPELATAYSLERMRKGEDTISVTGNVLRDYNTDLFPILELGTSAKMLSVVPLIAGGGLFETGAGGSAPKHVQQLVQEDYLRWDSLGEFFALVPSFEKYADFAGVPAAQVLADTLDRATATFLDEDRSPGRKLGTLDNRGSHFYLALYWAQELAKQTDDAALAAVFAPLAEALTSNEQTIVDELIAVQGKPADVGGYYLPDPAKASAVMRPSATFNEALAAL is encoded by the coding sequence ATGGCAAAGATCATCTACACCCACACCGATGAGGCGCCGCTTCTGGCGACGTACTCCTTCCTGCCCATCGTCTCCGCGTATGCGGAGAAGGCAGGCATCGAGTTCGAGACGCGCGACATCTCCGTCGCAGGGCGCATCCTCGCCCAGTTCGACCTCGCAGACGACGCCCTGACCGAGCTCGGCGAGCTCACCGGCTCCCCGGCGGCCAACATCGTCAAGCTGCCGAACATCTCCGCATCCATCCCGCAGCTGAAGGCCGCGATCAAGGAGCTGCAGGAGAAGGGCTACGACATCCCGGACTATCCGGACTCGCCGTCGAACGACGCAGAGGCCGAGATCCGCGCCAAGTACTTCAAGGTGATCGGATCCGTCGTGAACCCGGTGCTGCGCCAGGGCAACTCCGACCGCCGCGCACCGTTCTCGGTGAAGTCGTACGCGAAGAAGCACCCGCACGTGAACAAGGCGTTCGGCGAGGGATCCAAGACGTCCGTCGCGACGATGGGCGAGCACGACTTCAAGAGCAACGAGAAGTCCGTCACGCTCGCAGACGACGACACGCTCACGATCGTGCTCGAGACCGCGGACCGCGAGCAGAACGTGCTCCTCGAGTCGTTGCCCGTCAAGGCAGGCGAGGTCGTCGACGCGACGGTGATGTCCGCTGCGAACCTCGACGCGTTCCTGGCCAACGCGCTCGCCACGGCCAAGGCCGAGGACGTGCTCTTCTCCGTACACCTCAAGGCCACCATGATGAAGGTCTCCGACCCGATCATCTTCGGCCACGTCGTGCGCGCGTTCTTCGTCGACGTGTTCGCGAAGTACGGAACGGAGCTGAAGGCGGCCGGCCTCAGCGCGAACGACGGCCTTGGCGCCATCCTCGCCGGTCTTGACGCCCTGCCGAACGGTGCCGAGATCCGCGAGGCCTTCGACGCTGCACTCGCCGCTGGCCCGCGTCTCTCGTACGTCAACTCGGACAAGGGCATCACCAACCTGCACGTGCCGTCCGACGTGATCGTCGACGCCTCGATGCCGGCGCTCATCCGCAACGGCGGCAAGCTCTGGGACGGCGAGGGCGATGAGGCGGACACGCTCGCCGTCATCCCCGACTCCTCCTACGCCGGCGTCTACGCCACGGTCATCGAGGACGTGAAGAAGAACGGCCCGCTCGACCCCGCCACCATCGGCTCCGTCTCGAACGTCGGCCTCATGGCGCAGGCCGCCGAGGAGTACGGCTCGCACAACAAGACGTTCGAGATCCCGGTGGCCGGCACCGTCAAGGTTCTGAACCGGGCGGGCGACGTGCTGCTCGAGCACGAGGTCGAGCCCGGCGACATCTGGCGTGCCTGCCAGACCAAGGACATCCCGATCCGCGACTGGGTCAAGCTGGCCGTCGGCCGCGCTCGCGCCACGGGCACGCCCGCCATCTTCTGGCTGGACGAGACGCGGGCGCACGATGCGCAGATCATCCAGAAGGTGCGCACCTATCTCGCGGATTCCGATCTGGTCGGTGACGTGAGCGACCTCACGATCGACGTGCTCGCCCCCGAGCTGGCCACGGCCTACTCGCTGGAGCGCATGCGCAAGGGCGAGGACACCATTTCGGTGACCGGCAACGTGCTGCGCGACTACAACACCGACCTCTTCCCGATCCTGGAGCTGGGCACCTCGGCCAAGATGCTCTCGGTCGTGCCGCTCATCGCAGGCGGCGGCCTGTTCGAGACGGGCGCAGGCGGATCCGCTCCGAAGCACGTGCAGCAACTCGTGCAGGAGGACTACCTGCGCTGGGACTCGCTCGGCGAGTTCTTTGCTCTCGTGCCGTCGTTCGAGAAGTACGCGGACTTCGCCGGCGTGCCCGCCGCTCAGGTACTGGCGGACACGCTCGATCGGGCCACAGCGACGTTCCTCGACGAGGATCGCAGCCCCGGCCGCAAGCTCGGCACTCTCGACAACCGCGGTTCGCACTTCTACCTGGCCCTCTACTGGGCTCAGGAGCTCGCGAAGCAGACGGATGACGCCGCCCTCGCCGCCGTTTTCGCCCCGCTCGCCGAGGCGCTCACGTCGAACGAGCAGACCATCGTCGACGAGCTGATCGCCGTTCAGGGCAAGCCTGCCGACGTCGGCGGGTACTACCTGCCCGACCCGGCCAAGGCGAGTGCCGTGATGCGCCCGTCGGCCACGTTCAACGAGGCGCTCGCGGCGCTGTAG